A single region of the Idiomarinaceae bacterium HL-53 genome encodes:
- a CDS encoding hypothetical protein (partial gene;~manually curated), which produces MNLQSKYKIPAALLIAPSKEAVVPEFHPLKRARNTVIEDVLALIPNDFPCVYPLDALRASKDRSFRVTDTHWTCHGAKIGAIALCERLGIDIVKLHSLFEDD; this is translated from the coding sequence ATGAATTTACAGAGCAAATATAAGATTCCTGCTGCACTTCTAATTGCCCCTTCAAAAGAGGCAGTTGTTCCAGAGTTTCACCCGCTCAAGCGAGCTCGAAACACGGTGATTGAGGACGTTCTAGCACTTATTCCGAATGATTTTCCCTGTGTTTACCCTCTTGATGCTTTAAGAGCATCGAAAGATAGAAGTTTTCGAGTGACTGACACACATTGGACTTGTCATGGCGCAAAAATTGGAGCTATTGCTCTGTGCGAGCGTCTTGGAATTGATATTGTGAAGCTTCACTCTCTTTTTGAGGATGACG
- a CDS encoding Glycosyl transferases group 1: MQYEAFRFLFDAEWYLEQNSDVNAAGVDPWEHFCKFGHAEGRQPAYSQALDYERDFWFSDAHDAAEFKLRSLINSSQLNYERWLARWALARWYGSLGKWEYASKYLSELPEPEHSFWLFIQPSAPQLLYLQILLETRQWDSAYEYLNEASEISVWDALFAELAIAAGSDQKVVVSDEVITRLTNTYQGAGLTGFLLNEDRGFNGLSSRGRDNSIVDRFKLQVQRRTQSLVSVIIPCFNAQDTIAQAIASIEQQTWQAIEIIVVDDASTDESLRVVEAIASQNRNIKIIPQTDNSGAYNARNVGVAASSGSYVTVLDADDWAHPQKIAQQVKAIEKSRHAKASISYHIRLTNELQPWNWRTENSWIKRNVSSLMFTREVFKKLGFWDCVKMAGDTEYLERIQAVYGTAAIEDVHPGIPLGLSRASSGALTQASQTSLRTHFFGPRAEYHKCSKRWHSQSSDLFLEQTPAVRPFPIPPFMCTGNEQQQDSNLKLNAKMSPYFDERWYLRNNPDVAQAKQNAFEHYWRFGRFEGREPGPLMSTSAVSRAFPKLKASEALAIYQGLLPIVEKGERAVHEERPQIIAVGHQVSDYLFGAERSFLDTLEMLSSSFDVHVILPSAKSATYVDEIRQFACQVMFVPMVWWRSNRTPEISCIQALESFFSETRAKLIYVNTIVLWEPFIAAKNLNIPSLMHARELPEHDPELCRALAASPDTIREHIHTNVDFFIANSELVYRYLQGYPEGIVLPNAVPEQLMELPVSELKAPLRVGMVSSNLLKKGIQDFFSIAKAFSENPNIQFHLFGPKTEELTQLLEANSGLGNIAIHGYVDDPKFAFKEIDVLLNLSHFAESFGRTVLEAMAAGRLAICYEWGALSDLISNERGILVKRQDPQAVISALKDVLNAPHLYSPRIIESRNFSNQYAASEMEAKLQRFIKRIIG; the protein is encoded by the coding sequence ATGCAGTATGAGGCATTTCGATTTTTGTTTGATGCCGAGTGGTATCTTGAACAAAACTCGGATGTGAATGCTGCGGGCGTTGACCCGTGGGAGCATTTTTGCAAATTTGGACATGCAGAAGGGCGTCAACCGGCCTATTCCCAGGCGCTAGATTATGAACGAGACTTTTGGTTCAGTGATGCGCATGACGCCGCAGAATTTAAGCTTCGTTCACTTATCAATTCTAGTCAATTGAACTACGAGCGATGGCTTGCTCGTTGGGCTTTGGCTCGATGGTACGGGAGCCTCGGAAAGTGGGAGTATGCTTCTAAGTATTTGTCTGAACTCCCCGAACCTGAACATTCATTTTGGCTGTTTATTCAGCCTTCCGCTCCGCAGTTATTATATTTGCAAATATTGCTTGAGACCAGGCAGTGGGACTCTGCCTATGAATATCTAAATGAGGCAAGTGAAATTTCTGTTTGGGATGCACTCTTTGCTGAGTTGGCGATCGCCGCTGGCTCAGACCAGAAAGTTGTAGTGAGTGATGAAGTAATTACTAGGCTGACAAATACATATCAAGGTGCAGGATTAACAGGTTTTTTACTTAATGAGGATAGAGGCTTTAACGGGCTCTCATCAAGGGGCCGCGATAATTCTATCGTCGATAGATTTAAGCTGCAGGTACAGCGTCGCACTCAAAGCCTTGTTTCAGTCATTATCCCATGTTTCAACGCGCAGGATACGATCGCTCAAGCAATAGCGAGCATAGAGCAGCAAACTTGGCAGGCGATTGAAATCATTGTTGTAGATGACGCTTCAACAGATGAGAGTTTACGTGTCGTTGAGGCAATTGCGAGCCAAAATAGAAATATAAAAATCATTCCTCAGACTGATAATAGCGGTGCATACAATGCGCGAAATGTAGGGGTAGCTGCGTCTTCTGGAAGCTACGTTACAGTGCTTGATGCTGACGACTGGGCGCACCCCCAAAAAATAGCTCAGCAAGTAAAGGCTATAGAAAAGAGCAGACATGCGAAAGCTTCTATTAGTTACCACATTCGATTAACAAATGAGTTGCAGCCATGGAATTGGAGAACAGAAAACTCTTGGATTAAGCGCAATGTCTCTTCACTTATGTTTACGAGAGAAGTGTTTAAGAAGCTGGGTTTCTGGGACTGTGTAAAAATGGCTGGAGACACAGAGTATTTGGAGCGGATACAAGCTGTGTATGGAACTGCTGCTATCGAAGATGTTCACCCAGGCATTCCGCTTGGTCTCAGCAGAGCGAGTTCAGGTGCTTTAACGCAAGCTTCACAAACCTCATTACGCACTCATTTCTTTGGCCCGCGGGCTGAGTATCATAAGTGCTCAAAGCGATGGCACAGCCAGTCATCAGATTTGTTTTTAGAGCAAACACCCGCTGTTCGGCCTTTTCCGATTCCTCCGTTCATGTGTACAGGTAATGAGCAACAACAGGACAGTAACCTGAAACTTAACGCTAAAATGTCTCCTTATTTTGATGAACGCTGGTATTTGCGAAATAATCCCGATGTAGCGCAAGCAAAACAAAATGCGTTCGAGCATTATTGGCGATTTGGGCGCTTTGAAGGGCGTGAGCCTGGACCGCTTATGAGTACCAGTGCTGTAAGTAGGGCATTTCCAAAATTGAAAGCGTCCGAGGCTTTGGCCATTTATCAAGGGTTGCTGCCCATTGTTGAGAAAGGAGAGCGGGCTGTTCATGAGGAAAGACCGCAGATTATTGCCGTAGGGCATCAGGTTTCGGATTATTTATTTGGTGCGGAAAGAAGCTTTCTCGATACGTTAGAAATGCTCTCCTCATCGTTTGATGTGCATGTAATTCTCCCGTCAGCAAAGTCGGCAACCTACGTTGACGAGATAAGGCAATTCGCTTGCCAAGTTATGTTTGTGCCCATGGTTTGGTGGCGTAGTAACAGGACTCCAGAGATATCCTGTATTCAAGCACTTGAGAGTTTTTTTTCGGAGACGCGAGCAAAATTAATTTATGTAAATACCATCGTATTGTGGGAACCGTTTATCGCGGCAAAGAATTTGAATATACCCTCGCTCATGCATGCTCGGGAACTTCCAGAGCATGATCCCGAACTTTGTCGAGCGCTGGCCGCATCTCCGGACACGATTAGAGAGCATATACACACGAATGTAGATTTTTTCATTGCGAATTCGGAATTAGTATACCGATACTTGCAAGGTTATCCTGAAGGAATTGTACTGCCGAATGCCGTTCCTGAACAGCTCATGGAACTGCCTGTTTCCGAACTGAAAGCACCTCTTAGGGTCGGAATGGTGAGTAGTAACTTATTGAAGAAGGGAATTCAGGACTTCTTTAGTATTGCAAAAGCGTTCAGTGAAAACCCAAATATACAGTTTCACTTGTTTGGTCCAAAAACTGAAGAATTAACTCAGTTATTAGAGGCAAATTCCGGCTTAGGTAATATAGCTATCCACGGTTACGTAGATGATCCGAAATTCGCTTTCAAGGAGATTGATGTTTTGCTTAACTTGTCTCACTTTGCAGAATCATTTGGTAGAACAGTTCTAGAAGCGATGGCTGCGGGAAGACTGGCGATTTGTTACGAATGGGGAGCGCTTTCTGATTTGATTAGCAACGAACGCGGCATTCTGGTAAAAAGGCAAGATCCTCAGGCGGTCATTTCGGCGTTAAAAGACGTTTTGAACGCGCCTCATTTATATTCACCGCGAATCATAGAAAGCCGCAATTTTTCGAATCAATATGCAGCATCAGAAATGGAAGCAAAGTTGCAGCGCTTCATAAAAAGAATAATAGGATAG
- a CDS encoding TupA-like ATPgrasp: MALKVRELPGFNRSDAESKFLKFVAAEFHERGTPLRKKFSNKLYANEHAKKRGLTAAEQYKIVHDMDALTHDDLGLRVVLKYGKGWSARGVMLLERVAPGLYFEHMSLQTMSLQQIRNIQKKVAGTFSHKEKFWILEEFIQGPQLIGEIPFDYKFYVFRNRIGFITLNDRNTSPSRLAILDGAFRPLRVGPDYYFNKEEETGIVPVIPRAAAELAWWALKLAQDTDAPMVRIDLYDSVKGPMFGEFTFSPGGPHKRKFIFSHAKLDYFDSLMTLAEKDLKGESVPDSAYPSDPASQFSGLINSLSLEEVRALQLPDTKLYSTLSSVAFNNGSRGALRMSELHDRFANNAQTPKEVAVQRQLSKSWGALRDYLKPGVEYDPNAV; the protein is encoded by the coding sequence ATGGCTTTGAAAGTAAGGGAATTACCTGGTTTTAATCGCAGTGATGCGGAATCTAAATTCCTTAAATTTGTTGCGGCTGAATTTCATGAGCGTGGTACTCCGTTACGCAAGAAATTTTCGAATAAATTATATGCGAATGAACATGCTAAAAAGAGAGGGTTAACGGCTGCAGAACAGTACAAAATTGTTCATGATATGGATGCTCTCACGCATGATGATTTGGGTTTAAGGGTCGTTTTAAAGTATGGCAAGGGATGGTCTGCTCGCGGTGTAATGCTGCTTGAACGGGTTGCTCCGGGGCTTTATTTCGAGCACATGTCGTTACAAACGATGTCACTTCAACAAATTCGAAATATTCAAAAAAAAGTGGCAGGTACATTTTCACATAAAGAAAAATTTTGGATTCTTGAAGAGTTTATTCAAGGGCCTCAGCTGATTGGTGAAATTCCATTCGACTATAAATTTTATGTTTTTAGAAACCGAATTGGTTTCATTACATTGAATGATAGAAATACCTCTCCCTCTCGTTTGGCTATATTAGACGGTGCATTTCGGCCATTGCGAGTGGGACCAGACTATTACTTTAATAAGGAAGAGGAAACCGGCATTGTGCCGGTAATACCGAGAGCAGCTGCTGAGCTTGCTTGGTGGGCTCTCAAATTAGCACAAGATACCGATGCACCCATGGTTCGCATTGATCTCTATGATTCAGTAAAGGGGCCAATGTTCGGTGAATTCACCTTCTCTCCTGGCGGACCTCACAAGCGAAAATTTATTTTCTCACATGCAAAGCTCGATTATTTTGATTCACTAATGACTCTTGCTGAAAAAGATTTGAAAGGTGAATCTGTACCTGATTCGGCTTATCCATCTGACCCTGCAAGCCAGTTTAGTGGACTCATTAATTCACTTTCACTAGAAGAAGTACGTGCTTTGCAATTGCCTGACACGAAACTTTATAGCACCTTGAGTAGTGTCGCTTTTAATAATGGTAGTCGCGGAGCTCTAAGGATGTCTGAGCTACATGACCGTTTTGCTAATAATGCGCAAACCCCCAAAGAAGTTGCAGTTCAAAGACAATTGTCGAAGAGTTGGGGAGCATTGCGTGATTATTTAAAGCCAGGTGTGGAGTACGACCCGAATGCAGTATGA